From Panicum hallii strain FIL2 chromosome 2, PHallii_v3.1, whole genome shotgun sequence, a single genomic window includes:
- the LOC112882731 gene encoding protein DMP2-like, translating into MEEGIKEGEPKKASGATADPAAKSTTAGVMADATFKSIGDVLKLLPTATVIVYEVLNPIVTNTGACRVGYKIATGILLGLCGFFCAFSTFTDSYVGADGKVKYGLVTPRGLLPFADSGAAAGGGRDFSRYRLRFSDFVHAAFAVAVFAAVALLADANTVACFYPSLKEQQKKVVMALPVVVGAVAGVVFIVFPSTRHGIGYPPSKPETSALASQ; encoded by the coding sequence ATGGAAGAAGGCATCAAAGAGGGGGAGCCGAAGAAAGCATCAGGAGCAACCGCAGACCCGGCCGCCAAGAGCACGACCGCGGGGGTCATGGCGGACGCGACGTTCAAGAGCATCGGCGACGTGCTCAAGctgctccccacggcgacggtGATCGTGTACGAGGTGCTCAACCCGATCGTGACCAACACCGGCGCCTGCCGCGTCGGGTACAAGATCGCCACGGGGATCCTCCTCGGGCTCTGCGGCTTCTTCTGCGCCTTCTCCACCTTCACCGACAGCTACGTGGGCGCCGACGGCAAGGTCAAGTACGGCCTCGTCACGCCCCGGGGCCTCCTTCCCTTCGCCGacagcggcgccgccgccggcggggggAGGGATTTCTCCAGGTACCGGCTGCGGTTCTCCGACTTCGTGCACGCGGCCTTCGCCGTGGCCGTGttcgcggcggtggcgctgctgGCGGACGCCAACACGGTGGCGTGCTTCTACCCGTCGCTCAAGGAGCAGCAGAAGAAGGTGGTCATGGCGCTGCCCGTCGTGGtcggcgccgtcgccggcgtcgtCTTCATCGTGTTCCCCTCCACGCGCCACGGGATCGGGTACCCGCCGTCGAAGCCAGAGACGAGCGCGCTGGCGTCGCAGTAG
- the LOC112880572 gene encoding NADH dehydrogenase [ubiquinone] flavoprotein 1, mitochondrial, whose protein sequence is MALRRALLRSAEISPDRKAAVEYFHSLSRAQPARSFNGAGLCPASRSFSTQAATTSSTPQPPPPPPPPEKTHFGGLKDEDRIFTNLYGLHDPFLKGAMKRGDWHRTKDLVLKGADWIVNEMKKSGLRGRGGAGFPSGLKWSFMPKVSDGRPSYLVVNADESEPGTCKDREIMRHDPHKLLEGCLIAGVGMRASAAYIYIRGEYVNERLNLEKARQEAYAAGLLGKNACGSGYDFDVHIHFGAGAYICGEETALLESLEGKQGKPRLKPPFPANAGLYGCPTTVTNVETVAVSPTILRRGPEWFASFGRKNNSGTKLFCISGHVNKPCTVEEEMSIPLKELLERHCGGVRGGWDNLLAVIPGGSSVPLLPKHICDDVLMDYDALKAVQSGLGTAAVIVMDKSTDVVDAIARLSYFYKHESCGQCTPCREGTPWLWMIMERLKVGNAKLEEIDMLQEVTKQIEGHTICALGDAAAWPVQGLIRHFRPELERRIHERAERELVAASA, encoded by the exons atgGCGCTGCGACGGGCGCTCCTCAGATCGGCCGAGATCTCCCCCGACCGCAAG GCAGCAGTTGAGTACTTTCATTCACTATCAAGGGCACAGCCTGCTCGTTCTTTCAATGGTGCTGGCCTCTGCCCTGCTAGCAGATCATTTAGTACCCAGGCTGCTACAACATCAAGCACACCACAgcctccaccaccacctcccccTCCAGAGAAGACTCACTTCGGTGGCCTCAAAGATGAGGACCGCATTTTTACGAACCTCTATGGTCTGCATGACCCTTTTCTGAAAGGTGCAATGAAGAGGGGTGACTGGCATAGGACCAAGGATTTGGTGCTTAAGGGGGCAGACTGGATAGTTAATGAAATGAAGAAATCAGGTCTCCGGGGACGTGGAGGTGCAGGTTTCCCCTCCGGTCTCAAGTGGTCCTTTATGCCCAAGGTTTCAGATGGACGTCCTTCTTATCTTGTTGTTAATGCTGATGAGAGTGAACCTGGAACTTGCAAAGATAGAGAAATCATGCGTCATGACCCCCACAAGCTTCTGGAAGGATGCCTTATTGCTGGAGTTGGAATGAGGGCATCAGCTGCTTACATCTACATTAGAGGTGAATACGTGAATGAGCGTCTCAACCTTGAGAAAGCCCGGCAGGAAGCATATGCAGCTGGACTTCTTGGTAAGAATGCTTGCGGATCTGGTTATGATTTTGATGTGCATATTCATTTTGGTGCTGGTGCGTACATCTGTGGTGAAGAGACTGCCCTACTGGAGAGCCTTGAAGGGAAGCAGGGCAAACCTAGGTTGAAGCCGCCTTTCCCAGCCAATGCTGGGCTTTATGGCTGCCCCACTACTGTGACAAATGTTGAAACTGTGGCTGTATCCCCAACAATTCTTAGGCGTGGTCCAGAATGGTTTGCAAGCTTTGGGCGCAAGAACAACTCTGGAACCAAACTCTTCTGTATCTCAGGGCATGTGAACAAACCTTGCACCGTGGAGGAGGAAATGAGCATACCTCTGAAGGAGTTGCTCGAGAGGCACTGTGGGGGTGTGAGGGGAGGATGGGACAACCTGCTTGCAGTTATTCCTGGTGGTTCATCTGTTCCCCTTTTACCAAAACACATATGTGATGATGTGTTGATGGACTATGATGCACTGAAGGCTGTGCAGTCTGGATTGGGTACTGCAGCGGTCATCGTGATGGACAAATCTACGGATGTTGTTGATGCAATTGCTAGGCTGTCATACTTCTACAAGCATGAGAGTTGTGGGCAGTGCACGCCATGCCGGGAGGGCACACCCTGGCTGTGGATGATCATGGAGAGGCTCAAGGTTGGTAACGCGAAGCTGGAGGAAATCGATATGCTTCAGGAGGTCACAAAGCAAATCGAAGGGCATACTATCTGTGCCCTTGGGGATGCTGCAGCATGGCCTGTGCAGGGGCTTATCAGGCACTTCAGGCCGGAGCTGGAAAGGAGGATCCATGAGCGAGCTGAAAGGGAGCTGGTGGCGGCTTCTGCATGA